The DNA region gggcatgtaccttagttgtgggcacatccccagtagggggcgtgcaggaggcagctgaccgatgtttctcatcgatgtttctaactctctatccctctccctccctctctgtaaaaaaatcaataaaatatatattttttaaaaataattaaaaaataaataaagcctggGCTTGGAGGCTGGacctttctgtgtcctcatccaggaaTGGAAGATCCACCCagccccaactgtattctctttgtctgtcttctttaatccttcactgtcCCTcatcaggttcacccttggccgtgctggcatgGCACAATGGTCTACAATAATCTACTCTACTTGTCTGATTCCCCCCACTTTAATATAAGCTCCCTGAAGGAAAGAACTATGTATTATTCATCTTTGAATCCTCTTGAatcaaatgtttgctgaatgaatggccCATTCTCCCATTAAGTCTCCCTCTGTCACATGTACAGAACAAGGGTATCTTAGCCACATTAGTAAACCCACACCCCACTCTCCTGGGTCCCTGCTTACCTGCGTAGAAGTGATAGAAGGGCCACCAGACAGCACTGTTGGGGATGTAGGTAAGCAGTGAAGCCACATAGCCTCGGTAGAAGCCTCGAAGCCCATCGACCCGCAGGATCTGCCTGATGATGTCCTTGGTTTGGCCAAAGGCAATTACTCCTTGTCCCTCTGGGTTCCCCCGCACTTGGAAGCGGCCCACTTTCTCACCCTTACGCTGCATCATCAGGTGCTGAGAGACCACATCAATGGGCACGGTGATGCTCTGGGCCACGAGAGAGGCCGAGCCACCAGCCACAAGTGATTTGACTGTGTTGCTCTGGCTGTAATCAGATACAAACTTCCGGGTGAGCTCGTAAGTGGTGACATAGCACTGGCCCGAGATGAGGGTGAAGGTGTTGACCAGGAACCCCCGGTAGAGGCCAGTCACACCATCTGCTCGCAGGATCTTAATGAAAGCATCAAAGGTCCCATGGTAGAGGCTCCTGCCTTTCTGAACCTGCAACCGAGTGCGGATGAGGGTGAATGGGTAGACGCTGACCCGGATCATCATTGTCATTGCCACACCAAACACGTAGAACTTCTTCTTGTCCAGGTGTTCCCACTCAATGATCTGGATGTTGCGTTTGTCTTCCATTGTGTCCGAAGTCCTGGGGATTTTAGCAGGGTGGAGGAATGTGAGGAAGGACCTCAGAACTTCACACTTTCCCCTCCTGGCTAGACTCTGAAACCCCATTCTCAGGCTTCATCTTCCGGGGTTCTTAACTCAGTCTGGCTCTAGATGTTCCCTCACAGATTAGGAGActgcccccttctctctcctttatccATCCTTCCCAAGTCCAGAAACCTTTCCTTACCTCAGTGACTTCCCTAGTTTCACTCCCATGTCAGCTCCCTACCCCCAGTTTATCATCTATTCTggtctctctgcctctgcctgggccctggtgtcATGGcccattctcctcctccttctctggcTCACCCAAGCAGAGCTCAGGATGCTATGGACAAACCAACCACCTGACAGGATGTAAGGCCTTTCAGCAAGCTAACAGGATGCCAGTATGTGACATTTAGGAGGTTCCTAAAGGCAGAGGGAAGTGCTCCATTTTTGAGCACTAGGCCCACTGAAGAGGCACTGCCTTTGACCTCGAATCCCCAGCACAGTGCCTCTTTCATCACCCTTTGCCAGCTGACTCGCCTGACTTCATTTATGGTTTCTGTGCTGGCCCCTCTGAGCTCCCCGGGCCCACCCTCACTACACTTATATTTTCTCCATTCTGCATTAGAAGAAAGTGTGGGGAAGAAGCTAAGTGGGGCTTTCATACCACAGggcaccccctcacacacacctccCCACTCTCCAATGAGAGTAGAACATTAGGAACAGGCAAAGATCAGAGTCCTCTCTGGTTATTAGATAACTCGCTCTAGAGAAAGGAAAGAACCACCTGAAGAGCCTTGAGAACTACAGGGTAAAGAACATGTTTGGCCCCTTTCATCCCTAAGCATATAAATCATTGCCTCAGTCCCAGGTACAACGAAGGGAGATTCAAGTAACAGAAGACTCTGCCTTCAAGAAACTCAcagtgtgttaaaaaaaaaaaaaaaaaaaaaaaagacacagtatCTCTCTGGGGAATGATGTCAGATacagccctggccaagtagctcagttggttagagtgtcatccatTCTATTCCCGGGCACATAGAATCAACCAATGCATCAAAGCAATTAaagcaatgtctctctctctctctctctctctctctctctctctcaaaatcaatcaataaaaattttttaaaaaggaatacagggcagcccttgctggtttagctcagtggatagagcatcggtctgtggactgaagggtcccaggttcgattccggccaaggacacatgcctgggttgcgggcttggtccccagtggggggcatgcaggagacagccgatcaatgattctctctcatcattgatgtttctatctctctctccctctcccttcctctctgaaatcaataaagaaatatatatatatatttttttaaaaaaggaatacagGGCAAATCAATGTACACAAGACCCTCATGTTAAGTGTATCCATTgcttaaaatttcaaacaaaactaaaaagcCTACTAATGTAGTAATTACATAAAATCAGGACCTTCCAACTGAAGAACTGTCAAATGAACTGTCACATGAAAGGGCGTCATATAGTGGACACAATCTTAGTAACGATGTGATGTGCTCCTGTGTAGGACATGGACATACCCAGAGGGTTGAAAGTTCTACACAAGTAGTCCTGGTGCTAATGCCTTGGGAAAACTCATGTCAAGTGGTTAACCAGAGTCCATCTTCAACCTCTTTCCCCAGGCCAAGGCCCTAACTGGCCTAAGTCGTTTCTTGGTTTGCCATGGAAGTCAGTGGGGAAGCAAGGTTAGCTTTTCAGTATTCCCTGAGCTGGACTGTGTCACTTTCATGAAAGTACAGGATTCCTGCAGTGCACGCTGAGTGCCTGGGAACTGAGGGACAACCTCCCTTCAAGGAGAGGCCTAGGTGAGGTACACGTAACCAACAcaggcttcctgggggaggaCAAAGCAGTTTGAATGAAGGAGGAATACGTGTAGACAGTGAAAGGGAAAGAACAATAGCTTGGAACAACTAGGCTGGCCAGAATGgagactctagaccaggggtcctcaaactacggcccgcgggccgactCGTCcagggcccgcagtgcgcatgtgtggaatgtctgggggacagtgaactggccccctgtttaaaaagttcgaGGACCTCTGCTCTAGACCGGAAAATAAGTTAGAGGTGGGGTTCTAGGAGAACCCCTGAAACACTGATGTGCCATTTGCTGTGGGCAAaagtggcccctcctccccaccaagtCCAGCAGGGCAATCTCTTCTTTTGAGGCCCTTCGAGGGAAGGTGGTCACTGTTTCCCCTGCCCCAGGGTGTCTGTCATCCAGGGTCCCAAGGTCATGTTTCCATTACCACTGAGAGTTGAAGAGAGACACTAGGATTTACTGAATACCTGTTACCCCATGCAACCTTACAACCTAATCTGCGCACAGCTGGCTACTTCTGCTAAGGAAATAGAGGGTCAGCTATATTAAAAGGAACAGACCCAAGGTCACGTAGCTGGTCAGTGGTAAAAGCAGGATATGAGCCAAGATTGTTCTCTACCGCACCATGCCTTTTACTCCCCTGGGAGGTGAAGAGCTCCGCCACAAATCACTCTGTTCGGTCTAAAGCCAAGTCattcccgctgtgggagcaggaTGAATGCCCTCAGGACTGCCAGGCACCCAAGGGTTAAGCACAAGCTCCTGGCCCTGCAGCTGCCTATGGATTTCTTAGCTTTGTGCTAGAGAAACCAAGAGCTGCCTCTGCGCTCTCGGTGAGCTTGTGGAATGACTGAGCGGAGTGACTGAGCAGTCACATTGTTGTCACAGGACAAATGCAGCAGGGCTCAAGCAGGAGGGACTCCTACAGGGATCATGCAAATTGTATGCTCAGCAGGGCAGAGAAGCAGAGCAACAAAGGATTCTGTTCCAGGACCTGGTTTTGTGGGCACCATCTCAATTTTTCAGCTGAATCACAAAGTACCAACATCTCCTGATGAGAAATCCTAAGGCAGGACCCAGTACCTGCTTTCCTCCATCTGACATGTGCcagtctattttatttctttttattttgtgtatttattgtgtgtgtgtgtgtgtgtgtgtgatgcgcGCACGGGCCAGTCTATTTTAAATTCTCAGAaggaggccgaaaccggtttggctcggtggatggaacgtcggcctgcggactgaagggtcctgggttcgattccagtcaagggcatgtacctgagttgtgggcacttccccagtgggggatgtgcaggaggcagctgatcgatgtttctctctcatcgatgtttctaactctctatctctctctctcttcctctctgtaaaaaattaataaaatattaaaaaaataaaaatagccgaaaccggtttggctcagtggatagagcgtcggcctgcagactgaaaggtcccaggttcgattccggtcaagggcatgtacctgggttgtgggcatatccccagtgggagatgtgcaggaggcagctgatcgatgtttctctctcatcgatgtttctaactctctatctctctcccttcctctctgtaaaaaatcaataaaaatatatttaaaaaaaaataaaataaaaataaaaaaataaaaataaaaaaattctcagaAGGAAAAGGGACTCTCCAAGGCTGAAGCAGGTAATTCTAATTTATTATTGCCATGGTGACAGAAGAAACTACTAAGAGTCATGCCTCAGAGAGAGAAGCCTCTACAGTTGAAGGAGGAGAGACTCATTACATCTACCCCTGTTCCCTTCAAAAAGTAGGATtgttgctgaaaccggtttggctcagtggatagagcatcggcctgcggactgaggggtcttgggtttgattccggtcaagggcatgtacctgggttgcgggcacatccccagtgggagatgtgcaggaggcagctgatcgatgtttctctctcatcgatgtttctaactctctatccctctcccttcctctctgtaaaaaatcaataaaatatattaaaaaaaaaaagtaggactGCTCCTAAAAGGTGGGATCTCAACCTGCtcttttcctatataataaaaggctaatatgcaaactgtcccctactgggagttcgaccaggaggcagggccagccgaccaaccgcctgtggcccctccctctggctgtcccaccccagatcggcccccccaccctgatcaggggtggggcaggccagccaatcTCCGGCAGCCCctacccccagctggcccaggccGCTGCACCCaggcacgaattcgtgcaccaggcctttagtattatataaatGCCAAACTTCCTGCTCAAATAACAAAAACCAGTACCTCTTGTTTTACCCTCTGGAAAATCCTCCTTCAGATACCAGTATGCAAACTTCCTTTAGCCTTCCCAACTCAATCAGCCCAACATCGTATGGCTCTTCCCAGACCCTTATTTTGTGTACATGGCTCCAATTCTGAATTTCCCCCATCTTTTAACACTGCTTGGAGACGGAGGCTGAAGTGTTTCCTATGAAGTCATCAAATGAGATGTCAGAGGCAGAACCCTCACTACCAAGCCCAGCAGTGGAAAGGAACAAACTGGTGGATTCAGTACACACCCTCTCCACTTCCACTTTCCTTTGCAGAAAAATCACACTTGACTATTCACTAGGTTCTGAGATGAGATTACGGTTCAGGACAAGGCAATGTCACCTGGAAGGCAAGGCCATGCTGTGGAAAGAACACTAGTAGTCAGGAGGTCCACGTTGGAGCTCCTCTTCCATCATAGTTAATTTACACAAAACTAGATTGTGTAGCCGACTACTGGTAGCTGTGTGGTATAGTCTGTTGCTCCTAGACTACAAACATTTACCATATTGTACTGAATACTGTGGGCAACTGTAACACAAcgataaatatttgtgaatctaaacatagaaaaggtacagtctaaatacagtataaaaaaataaaaaaatggtacACCTGTATAGGGCCCTTACTATGAATGGAGTTTGCAGGACTGAAGTTGCGCTGGGTGAGTGAGTGAggagtgagtgaatgtgaaggcctaggacattaCTGTACACTATTGTAGACTTTACAAACACTGTACACTTAGGCTgcactaaatttataaaacactaaATCAAGCACAAGCAAAAATAATGCAATCAAGAGATTTGGCAAACATGAAacaggtggggctgctgtcagtATAACACAGCATACTGATtatagcaaactttttttttattaatcctcaccaaggatatgattttttactgatttttacaaagagagagagaaacatggacctgttgcctcttgtacatgccctgaccaggaatcaaacccacaacttcttggtgtacaggaagacactccaatcaactgagccacccagccagggtgcaaagttgttgttgttttttaagtagaaagagtacactctaaaataatgattaaaagtaTAGTATAGCAAGCCCTGCCAGtgggctcaatggttagagcatccatACATGCACGGaaaggtcaagggtttgattcccagcccggtcggggcacatgcgggaggcaaccaatccatgtgtctttctcacattgatgtttctctctctctcctcccccatcccttccactgactctaaaaaattaatgaaaaaaatatccatgggtgaagattaataaaacaaaaaaagtatagTGTACAAATACCTAAACCAATAACACAACTGTTCATTATCGAATATTATGGACATAACTGTATgtgctttacttttttaaaaatatttttattgatttcagagaggaagggagagggagagatagatagaaacatcaatgatgagaatcattgatcagctgcctcctgcatgtcccctactggggatcgagcctgaaacccaggcatgtgaccttgattggaatcaaacctgggacccctcagtccacaggcccacgctctatccactgagccaaaccagctagggcgtctGTGCTTTACTTTTATACAACTGGCAGTGCAGGTTTGTTTACGCCAGCGTCACCACAAATGTGTTGTGCTAAAACATTACATTACGATGACCACAACGTCACTAGGCAATAGAAAATTTTCAGCTCCGTTATAATATTATGGGATTACTGTTGTATATGTGGTCTGGCATTGACTGAAATGTTGTTATGTGATACATGACTGTATAACAGTGTGATGCAACTCATATGAGCTAATATCATTTCTATCACAGAAAGCTGTACTGGACAATGTTGCTCTAAATCACTGCTGTTTAAAGTGGTACACAGACCAGGCAGCATGGACCTCAGTGGGAGCTTGTGAGAAATACAGAATTTCAGAATGCACCCTAGATCTGTTGAATAACAAccaacattttaacaagatctgGAATGATTAATATGTCAGAATTTTAGAGACATTACTTTAAATATTAAGGATTATCagcaatataaaaatgattacaaGACTCCAAAAATCCAGGATCCTTATGACTAGGTTAGGAGCCCTTACTCCCTCCAGACTTGTTACCAGAACTTGGCTCAATGTCTACTACTGCCCGCCCAgcgtcgctcagtggttgagcatcaacctatgaggtttgattcccaatcacggtatgtacatgcctggattgtggactccatccccagtagggggcgtggaggaggcagctggtcaatgattctctctcatcgttgatgtttctctctctcaaatcaataaaaatgtatttttagaaaatgtttactatgggggtaagagatcaaccaaaggacttgtatgcatgcatataagcataaccaatggacataaggcactgggggataggggaggctaggggactgtctagggcggggggggggggggggatggacacatgtaataccctttgtattactttaagcaataaaaaaaaaaaatgtttactagaCTCATTCAGATCTTTTCTGCCAACCGACCCCATCAAATTAAATCACCTTCTATAACTCCTGACAACTCACCCatggggtttgatccccacttCCCAACTGGAAATAAGATCTTTGCTCCCTCCTTCTGTCCCCTACTGCATCTGCATCAACGCTCTGGATCGTGGGAGCTATCTACATGAACGTGAATATGTTTACATGCTGGACCACTTGTCTTATTAACGATGGAGGAAGATGTACACCGAATGCATGCATTTCCTTAGAGGACGTCCTTGGTGATATCTCTGGCCCCTCCCTTCCGATTATCTTCCTAGGATTAGGTGAGATACCCACCCAGCCTTTTGGTCTTCCAGAGGTACCCACGTGATCCCTCAACACAGACACCACGTGACAATTCTCGCCACCTCCTCTATGTGACACCCCCTTTTTACACTTGGCCTCCGCACAGCCAGCTCTGGGTCCTCGGACAGGCCCCTCGCCATGCTTCTGTGGCTGTCGGCGAACCTCATCCTCCTCCGACAGGAAAAGATGCCCCTTTGGAGTCGTCCTTCATGCCCAAAACAGCATGCGGGCTCCCACGGAACTGCAGCGGGGCACCACAGACACCCGTTGCCTCCTTGACAGGTCCAGGCCCTTAGGCGCTCCAAGCCGGCGGCTCCTTACCTTCTCAGACCAGGGAGGTCCCGCCGCGCCTGAGACGAACTCCACGCCCAGACCGCTAGGCCGCAGCTCCCAATCTATCCGCGGTACCCGGCGACTGCCAGCTTCGGTGTACATCTTCTTCCATCTCGACCCGGCTCCTGGTACTAACCGGAACCGGAAATTGGGACGCTGTCATTCCGCCCCCTCCGGGGGGCGGGGATGAGTGGTGGGCAGCTCCACCAATGGTGTCTGGAGTCCGGGGCGAGGGCGGGCTGTCCCGGCGGCCATCTTGAATTCGGGCAGAAGCCACACTTTTATTAGCTTCGCTATGCCCTCAGCTCTACGGCGCGTGCGTGTCCTTTCTCATTCGCGCAAATCGAGGCACCCGCTGCTTCTGGAAGATCCCGGTCTAAATGTGTCACCTGCGTTTGGGATCTATTAGAATCCTTAAATTAAAATCTCATCTGTAATTTTTGTGTAGCTTTTCTCATCCTTGGAGTCAAAACAGTAGAGGCCAGTGTGCAGCAGGAAGGACGAAAGGTAGACAACCAATTTTGAAGCTTGGGGACTCAAAAAATGCAGGAATAAGGGACATCCTAGAGGTGGATTAAATGACATTAAGGGTCGCTTCAACTCTGAAACGATTTGCCTACGCATGGATTTAAAACAAGAGGAAGAGCTCTTTAAatgaggggctgggaggcctggagTGGAGAGTCAATTCATTTCAAAATAGACATTTCTATAAttcaacaacaaaatgacaacaacccaattaaaaaatgggcaaaggacttgaatagatatttctccaaagatatacaaatagccaacaagcacatgaaaaggttCTCAATATCATTAATTATTAGGGAAATATGAGTCAAAACCATgagatcctttttaaaaaaatattttttttattgattttttacagagaggaagagagagggatagagagctagaaacatcgatgagagagaaacatcaatcagctgcctcctgcacacctcccactggggatgtgcccgtgatcaaggcacacgcccctgaccagaatcgaacctgggaccctccagtccgcaggctgacactctatccactgagccaaactggtcagggcaaaaccATGAGATCCtatttcacacccactaggatggctataattgacatacaaacaaataaaaacccacaaagtaacaagtgttagcaaggatatggagaagttggatgccggaagccggtccatccttgctgcttgacacagtcgctgcagggaagaaacatctgcacagcatatgtttcaaggcacctggcgtatatggcatactgttcttaatatgtttgctccccctttagcactatgtgttttaaacaagaccacctccccgagaaaggttgtttgcccaggtgaggattttttccctggagttagggattaacaggactaaggaagagaataaatcagtaaatccccctagtgttacagaaataccatgtactacttatgaagaacttggaatAAGACTGTTgacaataaatttgggacttgttgggcccacatccccaggggtctgcccaccagggaaagcaccaaagcctataccc from Myotis daubentonii chromosome 18, mMyoDau2.1, whole genome shotgun sequence includes:
- the SLC25A44 gene encoding solute carrier family 25 member 44 — protein: MEDKRNIQIIEWEHLDKKKFYVFGVAMTMMIRVSVYPFTLIRTRLQVQKGRSLYHGTFDAFIKILRADGVTGLYRGFLVNTFTLISGQCYVTTYELTRKFVSDYSQSNTVKSLVAGGSASLVAQSITVPIDVVSQHLMMQRKGEKVGRFQVRGNPEGQGVIAFGQTKDIIRQILRVDGLRGFYRGYVASLLTYIPNSAVWWPFYHFYAEQLSSLCPKECPHIVFQAISGPLAAATASILTNPMDVIRTRVQVEGKNSIILTFRQLMAEEGPWGFMKGLSARIISATPSTIVIVVGYESLKKLSLRPELVDSRHW